In the genome of Paenibacillus pabuli, the window AGGTGATCAGATGGCTTCTATCCATGATGTGGCCAAAGAGGCGGGCGTATCTGTTGCAACCGTTTCCAAAGTGCTTAACGATTATCCCGATGTAAGTGACAAAACTCGCAAAAAAGTCAATATAGCCATCGAACTATTGAAATATCAACCGAATGTGGTTGCGCGTGGACTTGTAAAACGCCGTTCTTGGACGGTAGGTGTGTTGTTGACGGTTCCGTTTACCAATCCGTTTGTATCGGAGCTGCTGGAAGGAATCAAAACAGCTTTGGAGAACAGCGGATATGATCTTGTTCGCTTATCTACACGTTTTGATGATCCGACATACTCGTTTATTAAACATTGCCGCAGCCGAAATGTGGACGGCGTTGTTGTATTCGGGGAAGGCAGAGACAACAAGAGTATTCAGGAATTGGTTACTGCGGAGATACCGACGATGTTCATTGATACCGACTTGTTTGGCAAGCGGGCAGGATACATAACGACGGATAATGCAAATGCCATTGCCATGAGTGTGAAGCATTTGCATGAACTGGGTCACCAGAAAATTGCTTATATTTCAGGTACACTTGGGCCTGCCGTAGCAAATTTACGATTGGATGGATATCGGGAAGGACTGCGTGTTTGCGGCATTCCATATTCAACGGTGTATTTGGAAGTTTGTGACTACTCTTTCGATGGCGGCAGTAAGGCAGCTCGCCGATTGCTTGCACTGAAGGACCAGCCTACGGGGATTGTCTGTGCTTCAGACATGTCTGCTTTCGGTGCGATCCACGAAATTGAGAAGCATGGTTTACGGGTGCCGGAGGATGTGTCTGTTGTTGGGTTTGATAACACATATTATGCCGAAGTGTTCAAACCAGGGTTGACCACAATTAATCAGAATATTTATTCGATTGGGATCAAATCCATCGAATATCTGATTGCCATGATTGAGAATTCTGCATATACTCCTCCTGTCATTACGGAACCATCCAATCTGGTGATTCGTCAAACAACAGCACCTGCGAAAGTGTAAAGGTCCTGAAACCAGCACAGCCTATGGGCTGTGCTTTTTTAATGTGCCATTTCTTTTGGGAAAAACGGTTAACAGAATCTTATGGACAAATTTGGAAGGAAAGTTGTTGACTTTGTGCAATACAGACCTTAACAATAAAAGCAGAACAAAACAAATTTTTATGTAACCGCTTACTTTTGTCTGAAGAATACAGGGACACTGCAGTCGTCATTAAAGGAAGGGGGATGCTCATGCTCCAGGTACTGCTGGTTGATGATGAAGTATACGCTCGCAAAGGTCTCCGAAAACTGATTCGCTGGGAAGCGTGCGGGTTCGAAGTGGCTGGAGAGGCGAATGACGGGGATGAGGCTTGGTACCGGATCGAACAGCTGCAGCCCGACGTTGTCATTACTGACATACGTATGCCGGAGACGGATGGATTGGAATTGATCCGGCGCACGGTTGAGCGTGATGCTCAGGTTTTAGCCAAGAGCAAACAGCCTTATTTTATCATCGTGAGTGGATATAATGATTTTGCTTACGCCCAGCAAGCCGTAAGGTACGGGGTGCAGGATTATATTTTGAAGCCGATTGATGAGGTTGAGCTGGAAGGAACTTTATGCAAGCTGGCGAAGGAGTTGAATCGTCACAAGCTTGCTGAACAAACCAGACGTGAGCTGGAATACGTCAGATTATTGGATCAGTTTATCTATGGCGAGTCGAATTTGGAAACGGTTGAACAGTGGACCGAGTTGACGGGTACATATGCTGACGACCCGCTGGTGTATCTGCTTTTTGAGAATAACGCGCCACACATGCAGGTTTCAGATACTGCTCAGGAGGAGAAGCGGGAAGCCGGGAATGGAGAGAATTTTGGCCGGGTTGTGCAGTCTGTTCTTGGAAAGATGTATCCAAATCGCTCGTATTTTCATGTGAAAGAGCACGGTGATCGTGTTGGGCTTCTGTTAACCGGAGGAGAACTCCGTCCCTTTTCAATGAATCTTCATGCCGTTGCCGGGAAAATACAATCCTGCTTCGCCGAGATGAGTCATGAATCTGTAAGCATATATATCGGGGCGATTTGTTATGAACCTTTGCTCATTGGACATGCCTATCAGACCGCATTGCAGGCAATCGCCTATAAATTTATTTCAGATAAGAACGGGATCGTTCTGTATGATGATATGCAGCATGAACCTGTACAGTGGGTGCATACCAATCATGAAAAGGAGCAGGAGCTCCTGACACTTATGGAAGAACAAAGGGTTCAGGAGTTGGAGAATGCGTTAGGTGAATGGTTCACCGGTATGAAAACTGCACATTATGCTCCTGTAGCCGTGACGTCGGCAATTCACCAACTGATCTCAGCCATACTGTCAATTCTGAAATCAGCCGAGGTGAATGTGAAGGAGATCTCTTCGTTCAGGCCGATTCTGGCATGGCAAGCGGAGCGTGGAACAATGGCTCAGGCCAGGCAGTTATTGACCGTTTTCATGCTGGACTCAGCCCGAAAGCTGGCAGAACAGCGTCAACACTATCACAGGGGAGCCATGACGAAAATCAAAAATTATATTGAAACCAACTACAGCAGTAATATCAGCTTGAGAAGTATTGCCTCTGAATTTTACATGAATCCGGTCTATTTGGGTCAACGCTTCCGCAAGGTGTATGGCGTATATTTCAATGACTTCCTGCTTCAGCTGCGGATTGAGAAAGCCAAAAAGTTGCTGCGTCAGACGGATCTGCGAATATATGAAATTGCCGAGAAGGTCGGATTCGGAAGCAGTGATTATTTCACGACTCAATTTGAGAAAACGGAACTATGCTCCCCTACGGAATATCGTAATCGCATCCTGGACGAAGGGTAGGAAGACTGAAAGTGAAGCTCAACTTTTTCAATAATATCCGTCTGAGGGACAAGATGCTGATTTTATATCTTTTCTTTGTGCTGCTCCCCGTGATTCTCACCAATGTTATTTTCTATCAGGTGACCGTAGCGAATGTAAAGTCTCAGCGAACGGCTGACTTGTCCAAAGCGATGGAGCAGATTCGAAGTGAATTTATGGGGGAGATTCGCAATGCGGCCGATCTTTCCTCAAGTTTTTATACTGACAGTATGTTAAATGACATGCTGGACGTAGATTACACACTTCCGGTTCAGTATATTGAAGCCTACAATTCCTATCTTCGTAAAATTTTTAATACCTATTATTCCGGATATCGCTTTTTACAAGGTTTGACGATATATGTAGATAACGAAAGCATATTGCCTTCCGGAGGGGTTGAATTTCTGACCGAAGA includes:
- a CDS encoding response regulator, whose protein sequence is MLQVLLVDDEVYARKGLRKLIRWEACGFEVAGEANDGDEAWYRIEQLQPDVVITDIRMPETDGLELIRRTVERDAQVLAKSKQPYFIIVSGYNDFAYAQQAVRYGVQDYILKPIDEVELEGTLCKLAKELNRHKLAEQTRRELEYVRLLDQFIYGESNLETVEQWTELTGTYADDPLVYLLFENNAPHMQVSDTAQEEKREAGNGENFGRVVQSVLGKMYPNRSYFHVKEHGDRVGLLLTGGELRPFSMNLHAVAGKIQSCFAEMSHESVSIYIGAICYEPLLIGHAYQTALQAIAYKFISDKNGIVLYDDMQHEPVQWVHTNHEKEQELLTLMEEQRVQELENALGEWFTGMKTAHYAPVAVTSAIHQLISAILSILKSAEVNVKEISSFRPILAWQAERGTMAQARQLLTVFMLDSARKLAEQRQHYHRGAMTKIKNYIETNYSSNISLRSIASEFYMNPVYLGQRFRKVYGVYFNDFLLQLRIEKAKKLLRQTDLRIYEIAEKVGFGSSDYFTTQFEKTELCSPTEYRNRILDEG
- a CDS encoding LacI family DNA-binding transcriptional regulator; this encodes MASIHDVAKEAGVSVATVSKVLNDYPDVSDKTRKKVNIAIELLKYQPNVVARGLVKRRSWTVGVLLTVPFTNPFVSELLEGIKTALENSGYDLVRLSTRFDDPTYSFIKHCRSRNVDGVVVFGEGRDNKSIQELVTAEIPTMFIDTDLFGKRAGYITTDNANAIAMSVKHLHELGHQKIAYISGTLGPAVANLRLDGYREGLRVCGIPYSTVYLEVCDYSFDGGSKAARRLLALKDQPTGIVCASDMSAFGAIHEIEKHGLRVPEDVSVVGFDNTYYAEVFKPGLTTINQNIYSIGIKSIEYLIAMIENSAYTPPVITEPSNLVIRQTTAPAKV